The following are encoded in a window of Impatiens glandulifera chromosome 5, dImpGla2.1, whole genome shotgun sequence genomic DNA:
- the LOC124939586 gene encoding germin-like protein subfamily 1 member 7, translated as MAFTLSHASDPSSLQDFCVAVDDPKNGLFVNGKFCKNPNLVSADDFLYRGLNKAGNTANPLGSVVTPVNVAQLKGLNTLGISAARIDFAPYGLNPPHTHPRATEVLVVLEGTLLVGFVTSNIPNQKNKLFTKTLYPGDVFVFPEGLIHFQQNVGKTNAIAFAGLSSQNPGVITIANAVFGSDPKISVDVLSKAFQVDNNLINYLQSQFWWDNN; from the exons ATGGCTTTCACACTTTCTCATGCTTCTGATCCTAGTTCTCTCCAAGACTTCTGTGTAGCTGTTGATGATCCTAAAAATGGAT TGTTTGTGAACGGAAAGTTCTGCAAGAATCCAAATCTTGTTTCGGCTGATGATTTTCTATACCGAGGACTCAACAAGGCCGGGAATACAGCAAATCCACTTGGATCAGTTGTAACTCCAGTTAATGTTGCGCAACTAAAAG GTTTGAATACTCTTGGAATCTCGGCAGCTCGTATCGATTTTGCGCCTTATGGATTGAATCCACCCCACACGCACCCACGTGCCACGGAGGTACTTGTTGTCTTGGAAGGAACCCTCCTTGTGGGATTTGTAACTTCCAACATTCCTAATCAAAAAAACAAactattcacaaaaacattATACCCCGGAGATGTTTTTGTGTTCCCAGAAGGTCTCATTCACTTCCAACAGAACGTGGGTAAAACAAATGCAATCGCGTTTGCCGGTCTAAGCAGCCAAAACCCAGGTGTTATTACCATTGCCAATGCTGTGTTTGGTTCGGATCCTAAAATCTCTGTCGATGTCCTTTCCAAGGCATTTCAAGTAGACAACAATTTGATCAACTATCTACAATCTCAATTCTGGTGGGACAACaactaa
- the LOC124939757 gene encoding amino acid permease 4-like, translated as MADNNNINNNSDDDVYTVDMFQQNGNSNSFSVDDDGRPQRTGTVWTASAHIITAVIGSGVLSLAWAIAQLGWVAGPIVMLFFSFVIYYTSGLLADCYRSADPDSGKRNYTYTDAVRSNLGGVKVKLCGFVQYLNLFGVAVGYTIAASISMMAIKRSDCFHKNGEKNPCKMSSNPYMILFGITQIIFSQIPDFDQIWWLSILAAIMSFTYSSIGLVLGITKVVANGTFKGSINGIAINGTTITKTVKIWRSFQALGDIAFAYSYSIILIEIQDTIKSPPSESKTMKKATLISIGVTTTFYILCGCMGYGAFGDSSPGNLLTGFGFFNPFWLLNIANAAIVVHLVGAYQVFCQPLFAFVEKWAAKKWPDSNIINKKVSIPLIPCYKLNMFRLVWRSSFVVMTTAVAMLLPFFNDVAGILGAMGFWPLTVYFPVEMYIVQKKVEKWSRKWVCLQMLSLFCLLITALAAVGSIAGVMNDL; from the exons ATGGCTGATAACAATAACATTAACAACAACAGCGACGACGACGTCTATACCGTAGACATGTTTCAGCAAAACGGCAACTCCAACAGTTTTTCTGTCGACGACGATGGCCGCCCTCAAAGAACAG GAACTGTTTGGACTGCGAGTGCCCACATTATAACCGCGGTGATCGGATCAGGAGTTTTGTCTTTGGCTTGGGCCATAGCTCAGTTGGGTTGGGTCGCCGGTCCTATTGTCATGCTCTTCTTCTCCTTTGTCATCTATTATACTTCCGGTCTCTTAGCTGATTGCTATAGATCTGCCGATCCCGATTCTGGCAAGAGGAATTATACTTACACGGATGCAGTCCGATCTAATCTCG GCGGAGTTAAGGTGAAGTTATGTGGGTTTGTTCAGTACCTCAACTTGTTTGGAGTGGCAGTTGGATACACAATTGCAGCATCTATAAGCATGAT GGCAATCAAGAGATCCGATTGTTTCCACAAGAATGGAGAAAAGAACCCATGTAAAATGTCGAGTAATCCTTACATGATCTTATTCGGAATCACACAAATCATATTCTCACAAATTCCagattttgatcaaatatggTGGCTTTCAATTCTTGCTGCTATAATGTCCTTTACTTACTCTTCAATTGGACTTGTTCTTGGAATAACTAAAGTCGTAGCAAATGGAACTTTTAAAGGAAGTATAAATGGAATCGCCATTAATGGAACTACTATCACTAAAACAGTGAAGATATGGAGAAGTTTCCAAGCCCTAGGTGACATAGCATTTGCATATTCCTATTCGATTATCCTAATTGAAATCCAAGACACAATCAAATCCCCACCATCTGAATcaaaaacaatgaaaaaagCAACCTTAATCAGCATCGGAGTAACAACAACATTCTACATATTATGTGGATGCATGGGTTACGGCGCCTTCGGTGACTCCTCGCCGGGAAACCTTCTAACCGGTTTCGGTTTCTTCAACCCATTCTGGCTCTTAAACATAGCAAATGCCGCCATTGTTGTTCATCTAGTAGGCGCCTACCAAGTCTTCTGTCAACCCTTATTCGCTTTCGTCGAGAAATGGGCAGCAAAAAAATGGCCGGATAGTAACATCATCAACAAGAAAGTTAGTATTCCGTTGATCCCATGTTACAAGTTGAACATGTTTCGTCTGGTATGGAGATCGAGTTTTGTGGTGATGACGACGGCGGTGGCGATGTTGCTTCCTTTCTTTAATGATGTTGCGGGGATACTTGGGGCAATGGGTTTTTGGCCGTTGACGGTTTACTTTCCGGTGGAGATGTATAttgtgcagaagaaggtggagAAGTGGAGTAGAAAATGGGTTTGTTTGCAAATGTTAAGTTTGTTTTGTCTGTTAATCACTGCTTTGGCGGCCGTTGGATCTATTGCCGGAGTTATGAATGATCTTTAA